The Cynocephalus volans isolate mCynVol1 chromosome 1, mCynVol1.pri, whole genome shotgun sequence region agggTCTCATAGGTGGAGATAACATCTGAAGATAACCTGAAGGTGAAGTAATATAGGTAAGAAAATCGAGCGCTAAATCAGCTCTGAGATTCCCAGCAGCGAAGGTGAAGAGAAAGCTCCTGTCGCTGGAGAAAAGGAAGCACCCACTGACTGGCCTTCAAATATCACACATCAGTCCTCCTGCCCTTTGGAAGAGACTGTCCTCGATGTTCAGCGAGTAGAAAAGCAAGGCACGGTAGCGACCCAAGTCAAGGGCCTTCCGCTGACCAGGCCCAGGCCAAGTGGCAGGAAGCCCAGTGCCACTGACACCACCCTGAGGGTCCACACTGGACCTGTCTCAGGTTTCTCcaatgtttttttctccctctccatgGACTGACATTTTGGCATGAGAGTTACTCTAAACAAACATTCTGAGAATAAACAGGGTGTTGAAAGGTTAGTGTGAGCTACACATTCCATTTatctctctggaaaaccctgatcTCTGTTCCTTTGCTCTGGAAAGAAGTCAAATGCATCTGTGTCCAAAGGTACTCTGGAAGATCTAGGTAAACAAAGGCAGACCAGCTCCTCCACAGGACTTGGCGGCACCTTAACAGATGAGTGTGCACGCAGACCTCCTCATGTGGACTCTCCTACTTACAGACCCTTCGTCCTCTGAATGCATATCCACCTGCAGTCACCACACGGAGTGGCCTGTGGAACGGAAGGAACACAGAACGTCATGGTAGATGGCCTGGGTTTTAAGTGCCAACTGGGACATTTCCTGATTGTGTTGTCATGAGAAAGTCACACCACTTCtctaagcctcggtttcctcacctgtcaaaGGGGCCTGATGTCAAAGTTACCTGACTTGAAGGATTACTACATGCGCTACATGAAAGTTCTCTTAAGACTAAAGTGCACAGTGGCTGTGATCACCCCCTTGTTGGGGGATATGAAAAGCACGAATCAGTCACCACTTGCCACCGCAGGCTGGGGGCTGCTGCAGCTGAGTGCTAGGGCGCCGGGCTGAGGGGATCTTTAGAGATGGGGGCGCTGGGAAGGGACTTCAGGTACTCCAGGTGCCTCCTGGCGTCCTCCTGGTTGTGGCGCACATAGTAGACAACATAGGTGATGACCATGGCAAACCAGCCGAACATGGTGACCAGCATGGCCACGTCGGTAGTCTTGTGCTGGACGCTGCAGAAGCTGACACCGGAGTCCAGAGCCTGGATCAGTGGCTTCCCCACCAGCTCCTCCTGCACTGCAGTGTGGCAGGCCATCTCATCCACCGAATCGGGGTCCAGCTTCAGCTCCCACAGAGCCTCCTGCAGGTCACACTCGCAGTGCAGCGGGTTGTGAGACAGGCGGATCTTGGCACTCAGTTTACCCAGGGCGTCCTTCGGAACTCTTCGGATGTGATTGTGGGACAGGTCCAGCAGCCGCAAGCCCCCGGCCAGGCCCGAGAAGGCCGCAGGGCCAATAGTTTCAATGGCGTTTTGAGACAGGTCCAGCTCTCTCAACTGGTTCAGGTGCTGGAAGGCTCCATTGGGGATGCGGGAGATTCTGTTGGCATCCAGCTTCAGCAGCACGGCCTCAGCGGGGATGTCCTTGGGGATCTCCTGCAGGCCCCGTGCACTGCAGTGGACAGCCACGGCCCCAGCGTGCTCAGGGCACTGGCAGGTCTGCGGGCAGGAGGCGCTAAGGCGCaggcagaagaggaagaagaggcaaGACCCTTGGGCGGGGATCAGCAGGGACAAGGGGCTCTGTCTGCCCCAGGGACCCATCCTGACtctgcctggggacagacggcCCACTCCTCCCTGCTCAGGCCTGGGGATCTGCTCTCTTCCCCACTGTGCGAGAAATCACCAAGGCAGACACAAATTCTCTTCCTTACTGCCAGGAAAGGCGGTGTTCCCTTTCGGTTCTGAAAGAGAgcgagggagagaggaggaggaggggtcagCTCTGTCCACGGTGGTCCTATTGGGAACCGGGCACACGTTCACTGTGGGGGAGGATGTCACAGGCAAACAGGAGCATGGGGGTGGGCGGGGTGTCTGCCCTGTAACTTATTTCCGGGAGATGTGGCCCAAGGGAAAATCTCGCAACAGCGAGGACAGCAGGTGCTGACCGCTTGCTGGGGGCAGGCCCGGGACTGAGTGGTCAGAGGACCCTGGGCCAGCTTGGTCACTCCCCGCACAAAAGCTGGGCGGGCGCGGGGGGCGGCCTGggacccaccccctccccaggctgGGAACCACGAGGACCGGGCGGCAGAGCTCTCCTGTCCCTCAGCGAGGGTGGGCAGGAGGCCGGGCCGCGGGCGCTCTCGGCCGCCGGGGCGGTCTGCCGGGGCGGAGCGCGCTCAATCGGATCATAAGTCAGGAGCGGCTCCGCCGGCCCTCCAGGAAGGAGCTGCCCGCGCCAGGGTCGTCCTCCATTTCAGCCGTGTTGGAAAAAGGCTGAGGGGAGAACACAGGCAAGCCCCGGGCGCGCGGCCCGCGCTGGGCGTGGATGGCGGGGCCGCGCAGAGCCCAGCGGGCGGGGCTCAGACCCCGGGACCTCCGGGCGGGGATGGACAGGGCAGCGGGGCAGCTCCCGGGGCGGGGCGTGGGCTTTACCTGCGCCGCAGCGGACGGAGGCCGCTCTGCGCGCCGCTCGCGGCCTCTTGGAGCCGACCGGGCACCACGCCCGGCGCGGCGACGCCCCGCGGCCCCTGCGCCCACGCCCGTGCCCGCTTCGCTGGGGAGGCCGCGCTCCGGGCTGCGCGGCccgcggggcgggggcggggcttcTGGTGGGCGTGGCCGGGCGGAGGCGGGGCCGGGCGGAGGCGGGGTGGGACCTGGGGCAGGGCATGCGAAGAGACCAGAGTAGATTTGTGGGAAGGTaggggtggggcgggggcggggcatGTGAGGAGGCCGGAGCGGTTTTGTGGGAAGGtagggggcggggcctgccgggcCGGGGCGGGGTTTTCAGTAGGGGCAGACGCGTCTTGGTTCTGAGACCAGGCAGGTCACAGGGGCTGGGGGCGGTTGGGGCTGTGAGGCCACGGGACCCGCCCGTAGGTGGGTCCAGCCCCTGCTCCGCCCTCTGGGATCCCCTAGTCCGGGCCTGGAGCCCGGTTTCAGCGAAGCCCGGGCTGAGCGTCCCTCTCGGGCCGGTGTCACAGGTGAGTAGGGTTAGCGCTCTGCTCATCTGAGGCCCCTGCTGCCCCGCTATCCCTACTGCTCCACGCACTGCTACTGGTGTCTTAGGACCTGTGCGTGCTGGCATCCCAGGGAGGATTGGTCATTTGAGCTGCACCTGAGCCAtgctcagtgtttttaaaaacagctttgttGTGGTTCAGTTGATGTACAATAATCCAGCTATTaaaatttgatacattttgaCGTTTGTGTCCACCTGTGAGACCAGCACCACAGTCAACATCATAAATACCCCAAAGTGTCCCCTCTCTCATGTTGCCCTTCCCCCATCACCAAGCAAGCACTCGTCTGCTTCCTGTGGCTACAGATTAGCTTGAGTTTCCTATAATTtacgtaaatggaatcatatgcttttttgtctagcttctttcattcagcataattattttgaaattctcGCTTCTTAATGGGTTTATCAATAGTACTTTTAGtactgagtagtactccattgtatgaatgtaccacagttgtatatccattcacctgctcatggacatttgggttgtttcccatTTGGGTCTCTTACAAATAAAGCTGATATAAAAATTGTGCATAAGTCTTTGGacaaatactttatttctcttgggtaaatacctaggaatggagtGGCTTGGTCATAGGGTAGCTATACATTTAacttaagaaactgccaaagtgattgtacaattttacattcccatccaTGCATGCTCTgtatcttcaccaacacttggtatagccagtctttttaattttagacattctatttgtgtgtttgtttgttttggtggatgGTAGACATTCTAATAGGTCTATTAATAGTGGTATACTgaatagtggttttaatttgtatttccctggtggctaatgatattgagcatcttttcatctgtttatttGCCGTCTGTCCATCTTCTTTAAGGAACACACTTTTAActagtttgttttcttactattgagttttgagagttctttttattctggatacaagtcctttatcagatgtgtgatttgtaaattattttctctgagtCTGTGGATCGTCCTTTCACTCTCAACAgtttttcaaagagcagaagtttttaattttgaggaagtccaatttatcaacttttttaaatgaatcataCTTTTGGTGTAATATGTaagaaagaaatctttgcctaacccaaatTCACAaggattttatagttttaggggTTTGCATTTAGGTCTATtatccattttgtgttaatttgggtatatggtgtgagacaattcaaagtttattttttgtgcCTATGAATCAGTTTCTCAGGactgttgaaaag contains the following coding sequences:
- the LRRC3 gene encoding leucine-rich repeat-containing protein 3 gives rise to the protein MGPWGRQSPLSLLIPAQGSCLFFLFCLRLSASCPQTCQCPEHAGAVAVHCSARGLQEIPKDIPAEAVLLKLDANRISRIPNGAFQHLNQLRELDLSQNAIETIGPAAFSGLAGGLRLLDLSHNHIRRVPKDALGKLSAKIRLSHNPLHCECDLQEALWELKLDPDSVDEMACHTAVQEELVGKPLIQALDSGVSFCSVQHKTTDVAMLVTMFGWFAMVITYVVYYVRHNQEDARRHLEYLKSLPSAPISKDPLSPAP